Proteins from a genomic interval of Cetobacterium ceti:
- the nrdG gene encoding anaerobic ribonucleoside-triphosphate reductase activating protein — protein sequence MNYSGIKYTDMINGQGIRVSLFVSGCLHFCEGCFNSKTWDKNFGNPFTEKEENEILEYFDKYNNSIRGLSLLGGDPTYPSNIDPLIKFLYKFKLRFPQKDIWIWSGYTWDEIIKDSQKLKLISLCDVLIDGKFNINLKDLNLKWKGSSNQRVIDIQQSLKYNTIIEYTN from the coding sequence ATGAATTATTCAGGTATTAAATATACAGATATGATTAATGGCCAAGGGATTAGAGTTAGTTTATTTGTAAGTGGTTGTCTTCATTTTTGTGAGGGATGTTTCAATTCTAAAACATGGGATAAAAATTTTGGTAATCCTTTTACAGAAAAAGAAGAAAATGAAATTTTAGAATATTTTGACAAATATAATAATTCAATTAGAGGGCTTTCTTTACTTGGAGGCGATCCTACTTATCCTTCTAATATTGATCCTTTAATAAAATTTTTATATAAATTTAAATTACGTTTTCCTCAAAAAGATATTTGGATTTGGTCTGGTTATACTTGGGATGAAATTATAAAAGATTCTCAGAAATTAAAATTAATTTCTTTATGCGATGTATTAATAGATGGTAAATTTAATATCAACTTAAAAGACCTTAATTTAAAATGGAAAGGAAGTAGCAATCAACGAGTTATCGATATACAACAAAGTCTTA
- the nrdD gene encoding anaerobic ribonucleoside-triphosphate reductase: MKEVIKRDGAIVTFDKSRINRAITMAFTQNQVPVNYELIERISSQIENIERDILHVEEIQDIVVKKLMASAEKDIAMSYQSYRTVKSEMRNKEKTIYKKIAELVDASNEDILNENANKDGKTISVQRDLLAGISSKDYYLNKVLPKKLKEHHEKGFIHIHDLDYLLFRETNCELVDIENMLKNGCNIGNAKMLEPNSIEVAVGHIVQIIASVSSNTYGGCSIPYLDRALIPYIKKSFKKHFKKGLKYVDRISEDAIESILLSNIIDHNNSLLEKEYPGAYNYACDLTEESVKQAMQGLEYEINSLSTVNGQTPFTTIGIGTETSWEGRLVQKFVFKTRMEGFGAKKETAIFPKIVYAVCEGINFLPNDHNWDISQIAFKCMTKSIYPDILFVTPEEVKNGTVVYPMGCRAFLSPWKNNEGQEIYSGRFNIGATSINLPRLAILNKGNEKGFYNSLDEMLELCKENSIFRAKYLENTPAEIAPILWLDGALANKEPKDTIKDLIWGGYSTVSIGYIGLSEVSQLLYGTDFSQDETVYEKTFNILKYISEKVAQFKEETNLGFALYSTPSESLCDRFAQIDLKDFGSIEGITDKGYYDNSFHVSSKVNVNPFEKLRMEAPGHKYAKGGHISYIETDSLKNNLDAVYEILKYAKQIGIHYMGINQPVDKCHICGFNGEFLATEKGFECPQCGNHDSKKMNVIRRVCGYLAQPDARPFNKGKQKEVINRVKHM, encoded by the coding sequence CTTCTCAAATAGAGAATATTGAGAGGGATATTTTACATGTTGAAGAAATACAAGATATAGTGGTAAAGAAATTAATGGCTTCAGCTGAAAAAGACATAGCAATGTCTTATCAGAGTTACAGAACCGTTAAATCTGAAATGAGAAATAAAGAAAAAACTATTTATAAAAAAATTGCTGAATTAGTTGATGCATCTAATGAAGATATTTTAAATGAAAATGCCAATAAAGATGGAAAAACAATTTCTGTTCAAAGAGATTTATTAGCAGGAATTTCATCTAAAGATTATTATCTAAATAAAGTTCTTCCTAAAAAATTAAAAGAACACCATGAAAAAGGATTTATACATATTCATGATTTAGACTATTTACTATTTAGAGAAACTAATTGTGAATTAGTTGATATTGAAAATATGTTAAAAAATGGATGCAATATCGGAAATGCTAAAATGCTTGAACCAAACTCTATTGAAGTTGCTGTTGGACATATCGTTCAAATTATTGCCTCTGTTTCTTCTAACACTTATGGGGGTTGTTCTATTCCATATTTAGATAGAGCTTTAATTCCATATATTAAAAAAAGTTTTAAAAAACATTTTAAAAAAGGGCTTAAATATGTCGATAGAATATCAGAAGATGCTATTGAAAGTATTCTTTTATCTAATATAATAGACCATAATAATTCTCTATTAGAAAAAGAATATCCTGGAGCCTATAATTATGCTTGTGATTTAACAGAAGAATCTGTTAAACAAGCTATGCAAGGATTAGAATATGAAATTAACTCTTTATCTACAGTAAATGGTCAAACACCTTTTACTACTATAGGTATAGGTACCGAAACCTCTTGGGAAGGAAGACTTGTCCAAAAATTTGTTTTCAAAACAAGAATGGAAGGATTTGGAGCTAAAAAAGAAACAGCTATATTCCCAAAAATAGTTTATGCTGTATGTGAAGGTATAAATTTTTTACCTAATGATCATAATTGGGATATATCACAAATTGCATTTAAATGTATGACAAAATCTATTTATCCAGATATTTTATTTGTAACTCCTGAAGAAGTAAAAAATGGAACTGTTGTTTATCCTATGGGTTGTAGAGCATTTTTATCTCCATGGAAAAATAATGAAGGACAAGAAATATATTCAGGAAGATTTAATATTGGAGCAACTTCTATAAATCTACCAAGATTAGCTATTCTAAACAAAGGAAATGAAAAAGGATTTTATAATTCTTTAGATGAAATGTTAGAACTATGCAAAGAAAATAGTATATTTAGAGCTAAATATCTTGAAAATACCCCTGCTGAAATAGCACCGATTCTTTGGCTTGATGGAGCTTTAGCTAATAAAGAGCCAAAAGATACTATTAAAGATTTAATTTGGGGAGGATATTCTACTGTTTCTATTGGATATATTGGATTAAGTGAAGTTTCACAACTACTTTATGGTACTGATTTTTCTCAAGATGAAACTGTTTATGAAAAAACTTTTAATATACTTAAATATATTTCTGAAAAAGTGGCTCAGTTTAAAGAAGAGACTAACTTAGGATTCGCTTTATATTCAACTCCTTCAGAATCACTTTGTGATAGATTTGCACAAATAGATTTAAAAGATTTTGGAAGTATCGAAGGAATTACAGATAAAGGATATTATGATAATTCATTCCATGTTTCTTCTAAAGTAAATGTTAATCCTTTTGAAAAATTAAGAATGGAAGCTCCTGGGCATAAATATGCTAAAGGTGGACATATATCTTATATTGAAACTGATTCTTTAAAAAATAATTTAGATGCCGTTTATGAAATTCTTAAATATGCTAAACAAATTGGTATTCATTATATGGGAATTAATCAACCTGTTGATAAATGTCATATTTGTGGTTTTAATGGTGAATTTCTTGCAACTGAAAAAGGATTTGAATGTCCTCAATGTGGAAACCATGATTCAAAAAAAATGAACGTTATAAGAAGAGTTTGTGGTTATCTAGCTCAACCAGATGCTAGGCCTTTTAACAAAGGAAAACAAAAAGAAGTTATTAATAGAGTAAAGCATATGTAG